Genomic DNA from Triticum dicoccoides isolate Atlit2015 ecotype Zavitan chromosome 4B, WEW_v2.0, whole genome shotgun sequence:
CATTCACGATGGGATCCTAGCACTCATGAGATTGTCCATGAGGTGAAGGTGAAGTGCCGGAAGGGTGTGTTCTTTAAACTTGATTTCCAGAAGACTTGCGATCGTTTGGACTAGTCCTTCCTCGACCAAGTCTTGGAGCGGAGGGGGTTCGATAATTGCTAGTGTTGTTGAATCACGCAGATGGTCATGACTGGTAGCACCAGCATCGATGTGAATGGGAAGGTGGGCCCCTATTTTACCTCTTCGTGTGAGGTGAGGTAGGGGGTCCTATCCCACCCTCTCCTCTTTAACCTTGTGTTCAATGCCCTTGTGACAATCTTGGATAAAGCCAAGATGGTCAGCTACATCTCAGGTGTGCTTGGGCATATTATCCTTGGAGGtgggtgatacatccattttgcactaCTATTTCGTATTATAAATTGGTCATTATTGATGATATTTTGCACGCTATCACATCAATATAAAGCATTTTCACTCTTAATTTATTCTACCAGAGGAGGGGAAATTACTAGAAAGCTGCAGAAAGCACTAAAAAAGATAAAGGAAGAAAGCAATTTCTCAAAGACTGAAAGAATCAAAGAGAAACACATGAATCATTTTCATGCTGGAAGATAGCCAAGGACAGTGACCACTTAAGTTTCCCCATGTGGAGCCCCCACGTCCCCACCACGTGGCCAACTCTTGGGTCACGCCAACCGGTAGCGTGCCCCTCAGCTGCTCTCTGGAACCCATGGTCCTATATTACACAAAAATCCCTACGTTTACTTTACGGGTTTTTTTTGCTGCCATCCGCGAGCCATAAACTTGGAGTAGTTTCTTTCTCAAGGAGGGTTGTTTCTCTGGGATCCTTCCCCTCCGGGTGGGGCAAATTGCACCAACACTTTGTTCTTCGTgaggatcatcatcttcttcttcttcatcaccaacacCATTTTCATCATCATCCAGTTCCAACTCTAGCTTTCAATCTATCCATTATACTCTCAGATCAGATGTTGCAGTCGCTTCCTCGTGTTAATTGATGCTTAGTTATTTGTTGGTGAAAGAGTTGTATGTTCAAATTGTTTAGGACTTGGGAGAAACCTTGTTGCTAATAACCATGTGAAATTGCGTATAATTCAATGTTTTGATAATATGTTTTGTATTAGTTCTCTAGTTGTGACATGGGAATGTCGATTCCATATCACTTCAACTTTATGAGCCTGGAGGAGAGCATTATATAAATAATTTCTTAGGATGGATGACTAGGGTGATAGATATTATTGTGTCCTGAATTTCTAAGGCTCGCATAAGGACTAATTGGGGACCCTAAAGTTTAATGATATGCTTAGATGTTATCATAATTTTCTCAATCCATTAATTTTTAGACCTGAATAAATTAGACTTAGAGATAGATGTGCCAATTTGGAGGATCGTGTTACATGATAAGAAATAGGTTTGGAAAGGGCATGAATCTAAGCGTTGGGATAGTATAGTGTCCAATATTTAGAGGAAGGACACCAATTCAGGTTTTCTAAAAGAGGGGCCTTGTACATATTGCTCTAGGTGTAGTTTCTACCTTTCAGTGTAATTTCAAGTTACTCGTATGTCACATGACCAATATTTTAATAAGTAAACAATTAAACTGTCTATTACATATGACATGTAGACCATCGAAGATGTATCTCGAAATAGGCTCTCGCCCTGCTTTATAGATAAAACACAAACTAAGGTACACGTCTAAACGATACATGATAGTGAGACAGCCCTCCTACAAAGCAAATCACGAGATAACCATATGACATAAAATACATGCGACTAAGTTGCCCAAAAAGAACACAGGAAGGTCTGTATACAACTATGCCACACCCTANNNNNNNNNNNNNNNNNNNNNNNNNNNNNNNNNNNNNNNNNNNNNNNNNNNNNNNNNNNNNNNNNNNNNNNNNNNNNNNNNNNNNNNNNNNNNNNNNNNNNNNNNNNNNNNNNNNNNNNNNNNNNNNNNNNNNNNNNNNNNNNNNNNNNNNNNNNNNNNNNNNNNNNNNNNNNNNNNNNNNNNNNNNNNNNNNNNNNNNNNNNNNNNNNNNNNNNNNNNNNNNNNNNNNNNNNNNNNNNNNNNNNNNNNNNNNNNNNNNNNNNNNNNNNNNNNNNNNNNNNNNNNNNNNNNNNNNNNNNNNNNNNNNNNNNNNNNNNNNNNNNNNNNNNNNNNNNNNNNNNNNNNNNNNNNNNNNNNNNNNNNNNNNNNAGACAAGGGTCTTCACCCGAAACCCTAACATCGAGAGGAGAACAACGAAGACATCTGCAAGAGCAGAGCGGTGCCCATGGGAACACCTAACTCGAACTACAACCATAGAACATGCATCACCTACTACCTATGTCCCTTAATAATATATAACGTTTTTACAGTTTAATTTAAACTGTAGAAATGGCATATATTAAGAGACGTAGGGAGTACATAGTAATTTTAAACGCCAACTCTGTAAATAACTATAATACGTTGTgagtgatgtgtgtgtgtgtgtgtgtgtgtgtgtgtgtgtgtaatactAAGTTCACTTGCTATTTCACGGGGTATTATACTACTCATcctgtccaaaaatacttgtcagagaaatgaatgaatctaaaacttttttctcgaatacgcacgagtaTGCGTATCATTCATTATAGAAGGAAGGGGGAAGAAGCTCCCTGAGGTCACATTTACAATGTTTTTTTACATGTGGAATTTATCCCACACCACCCAAGTTTCTACTACGGACTACTCACTCATTGCTCACTCTACTGTTTCTACACCCAACCCTTGCGCCTCGCCCTTGAACAAGCCCACCTTCTCCCATAGCGTGGCCTCATCCCTCATCCGTGCTATGGTTTGTGCAACTGATGGTGCCACTCTGTTGAAAACGATATCATTCCAATGTTTCCATATCATCCACATCCCGAGCAGGCACTTGGCTCTAGTTGCTTTCGGCCTAGCTAAGCTCACCTCCTGTCTTGAACACCAATCAGCCAAAGTCTCGTTGTGCAGATGCTCGAACTCTTCCCTTCCCATCATTTGTCCCAGCGCAAACCAGACTTGTTTTGTGAAGACGCACTCCAGCATTAGGTGTTGGATCGTTTCCTCCTTTTGGTTGCACAAGGGACAAGAGTCCTGATGTGGTAGTCCATGACGTGCTAGTCTGTCCGACGTCCAGCAGCGGTTCCTGGTTACCAACCATGCGAAGAAGCGACATCTCAAAAGTGCTTTGAAGTTCCAGGTGAATGCTGCTGTTGTGGACACCTCCCTTCCCACAAACCTTGCCTCATATGCCGATCGGGCCGAATAATTTCCATCCTTTTCCCATGACCACTTGACCAGATCATCCACCCCTTCTGTTAGTTGTATGTCCGCAATCGTTGGCCAGATATTGCGGAATTGTTCCAACGCTTCCGTCCCAAGATTCGGGCCAACATCCAAAGCCCATTTGTTGTCTCTGATTGCATCCGAGACCAACCTGGTTTGTCTAGTTGTTTGCGGGACACTGTCATATATTGTTGGGGCGAGGTCACTGATTCTAAACCCCGCAATCCACCTGTCCTTCCAGAATAATGTGGACCTTCCATCCCCAATCACATtccgcgccgccgcctgcaccaACGCGCGCGACTCCGTCGGTACACAGATCGGGAACTCTGCCCAGGCTCTTCCTTTGTCATACTTCTGTAACCAAGGCCATCGCGCCTGTAACGCCTTGTTCATCCGGTGTAGGTTTGGCAAACCCATGCCGCCTGCCCATTTGGGTGTACAGACCGTGTCCCAAGCAACAGAACAATTTCCGCCATGAGCTTCTTTCTTTCTACACGAAAGAAaccctttgcatattttggcaaggGCCGACAGGGTCCTAGCTGGTAGATCCAACGCTAACATCGAGTGCACCGGGCTAGCACAAAGCACAGACTAAATCAGCAATAATTTGCTATTTTTAGGTAACTTGGCCGCCTTCCATAGGGGTAGACAATCTGCCACCCGGTCCACCAAGCCACCAAACCTTGAATCtaaaactaaaataagtctagaaatatccatttctccgacaagtatttcgggaCTGAGAGAGTATTATTCGTACATAAAGCGAGAACCAGATGGGTACCCGATGCTCGATGCACATGGACATCCATTAGGTATGAGCATGAGCATAATCCAAAATTCATGTATATCTTCATGACTCGGCCCGTGCAAAACCCGACGCATTGCCATCCTTTACTGTCCTCGTCATATCATCTCAGGTGGTACACGTACGTGGCCTTGCAGACAGCTCCcggtcatcttgttttaaccgacgCTAGAAAGAAACAGAGACAGAGGTGGCATATCTTAATCTGGGAAGACGCCAACACATAAGTAGAGCCGGACGATGGATGTAGCAGCAACAACAGTCACCAAGATCCCAGCAGATGATCTGCATCAATCACTCGACATCCAACCTTTACACGTCCACACGCCGGCGGCACTCGCCGTAGACCGACCGCGCAAAGCCGGAAGCCTGATGTGGACGCCTCGGGAAACGCGCTCTCTCCTGTTGGCTCGATGCACGGTGCACGTGTCAGCTTCACTGTGGGCAACTAAAAAAGAAATCTTCCGAGATTGCATGGTGGCCCAAGTATAATCGTACTGTACTGCCCTAGCAAAGAACAGACGTATCACGCATGTATATACTACAGTATGACAGATATCGATCGCAGGAAAGGAGATTCCGGACGGTGTAGACGAGAGAGAGAAACCAGCAGGATTGTCGGCTGAAGCACGTGTACGACTTATCACTAGATCGGGTTACAAAGCACGTTTGTTTGTTTGCCAGTTAGGTACGGAATTTGGTTAGGATTACATCTTAATCATCATCACTAGATCGGTCTACAAAGCACGCGTGCATTACCTACTTTGTTTAGGAGCATTTTGCAATttcaaatggcatccgtacactaGACCTGGAAGCCACGTACCGTACCGTACGAACCAAGCAATTCCATTTTTATTCTTATATGCACTCCTAAAACAGAGGACTGCTATCATTACAACGCTGCACTGCCGATTTGTGTTTTTTTCGAAAAGTGGTTTACCCCAGCCCCTGCATcggaaagatgcatacggctcattTATTAAAAGGAAATCCAACAACAAAGTCTTCAAGTATCGGGGGACTGCCGATTTGTGTACGACAGTGCCGATCACATCGTTCATGCAAAGCACCAAAGTGCAGAACACCGGTGGATTATTGGCCATGATACAAGTATCGTATGCATAGGAATCTTTAGAGGTGTCTAGAACACATCTATATGTCACATTTAAGCTGATGTCCATtctgtttgtggtcttttttttaaatttttttcttgttgctgcattatatatttgtgggagcttagatgtgacatccttgaaaaatatctagatgtgaattagacaaactgaatcTTTAGCGCCGGCACTGTCGTACACGAATCAAAAGCACAGCATCGTACGCGTTGCAGTGCTCGTGTACTGAAGAAGTGAAGAGAATCACGTCTAGACTTTCGTTCAGAAACAGAGGTAGTCCAGGTAGTAGTATATACTATCATTCTCACTGACATAATAGAGGGCAGTCTCAAAGTCTTGAACTGGTGGCGACGAAAAATACttctatatatagagagagagatggATGTGGAACGATCCTTCTCTTATCTTGTTTATTTACTGCATGGCCGGTCGCCCTTCGTACGTAACGTACATGCTTATTTCTTCAGGTACCATGCTGGCTTTCTTTGACTTTTCATGTAGAGTGGCTTTCTTTGACTTGAGCCCATCGATCCGTTCGTGCAAGCAAAAAGGTGCTGATCGATACCCTCCGTGCTAAACCACAACACTATCCAACACAAAACCCTAATTTCCCGCAAAAAAGAACACAAAACCCTAATTACCACCACTTCATTTCGACTACAGCCCCATGCTCCACGCATGCATCGAAACAAAATCTACCGCACAAACACCAGCTCCCAATCATGCATGCGACTGATCGGCGAGGCCATGATAGCAAAATGACATCCGATACATATGCAACCAGTTACCAGCATAGCATAGGTGCCAAGATTCCCATCTCCTGCGAGCCATTCTTTTTGTTCCTGCAAATCAGATCCCCGGCCAAACCACGCCGTCAGATCACCTCGCCAAATCAGTCACAGAGAAAGCAACATCAGTGGCCCGGAGATCGCCATGGGAGTCTGGGTCCTCCGTCCTTCGCCGCGAAGCATGCACATGCGATCTCATCCCCATCTCCCTAGCTTTGCGCAACAACAACGAAAATTCAAAAGGTGAGCGAACGAACGATTGAATGGTGCCTGTCAGTTGCCACAGGCCACCAACAGTGGATTCACCACCACTACTCCGATACCAGGACGGAGCTGGAGATATTCTTTGCTCTCACCAAACTACGGGAGGGTCCATGCATGGGGCAATAATTTGTGGAGCTTTGGATCTGCCTAGAGCTGTCTAGAACTGTGTAGGGTCCTGGGAATCTGAGATATGTCACAGGATCAGGCACAGGCTTATTTTGTCCCGCGAAAACATGCATGTCAATGCAGTTCAGCTGGTTGCCATGTCTTCTGAGAATATGTGTGCCACCGGCCAGTACCATGACGATGGCAATAATAATATCAAGGCTATGGTTCCTGTGTCGAGTCAAGGGCTACAAGGACCATGTGGATGTTACGATGGTGATAAGGGCTAGTTTCTTTTGGGTTTATGGAATGGCTGTCAAAATAAGCTACCCCTACGCAGTTTATTTTATCAACCCAACCTAAAATTTAATTCTAGAAACCATATGGCCATGGTTACCTATCCAGTGAGATTGTTGCAACTCACACTATGGGGATGGTATGACAGTATATACAACATGATTCTATGTCTGGTTTGGGCATGACTGTGCTGTTTCGGTCCCAACATCTATCGTTGATGTATCGTAGTTGGTTGCTTTCTAATACAAAGTGAGGGGAAATCCTTTTTCGGGATGATATGTTGTGACCAGAGGCGGATTTAGGCCCCAGGCAGCCCGCTGCCTGGGGCGTGAGGGCGTTTCCCTTTGTTGACGGTAGCAACAGCACAGTACTTCGAAGCTTGCCTGGGGCGGCCTGGGACCTGCCGTTTTTCTGGGTCCGTCACTGGTTGTGACCAACACAATGGCGATGCAATAATAATAGTATCAAGGGTATCTTGTTTAAACAAAAATATCAAGAGTATGGTTCCTGCGTCGAGTGAGACTGTTGCCACTCGCAGCACGAGGATGGTATGACAATACCATGGGCGTGATTCCTGTGTCCAGGAGACTATTCCGACTCACACCATTAGGATGGCATGACAGTATCAATGTTTGTTTCATGTATGCAGAAAGGCTCGTGTATCTTTTCATTTATAGAAGGAGTTAGAGAGTTACAAGGTTGGGTATATCGTACAATGGGTGCGCAAGAAAGCATGAGAACGATGACCGAAGCAGAAGAAACATGGGGCCCAAGCAACCTAGCCtatgtctccggcaacatcctatTAATTCCGGATGCCCTAGCCCTAGCCCATGTGTGCAACGTCCTCCTAGATAGCCTGCACAAGGAGTATTATAGTTGTGTGTGTTTTTTTCAATCGGGCTCACAACCCCTTTCCATTAATTTTGCAATCAACGGAAATACATCAGTCTATATCCAAGTTCTTAGTATCCGAATTACCAACTAACTCAAACCAGATAGACCTTGCGCGTAATGAGACTGAAAAGGGGGAGCGAGTTGGCGCATCATCAGGAAACCCACCGCACGATGATCCTGAAACGGACCATCAGCCATGAGGCGAAAACCTGATGACACTCACAAGCCACTGCCCAAAAAAAACAAAGTACCGAACGACCCAGGATGAAACAACTAGCAGACTCCAGCGACTAAGCGAACCACAGCCATGATACAAAATACCAGCGGGCATCAAAACCTAGTGGGAAGCGAAGTTTTAAAACACCAAGGCGCTGATCGCACCTAAGCAATCTGCACACCATCTCTGTCTCCCAAGAGCAGTCTGCCTCGAGGGAAGGATCTGTCCGCCAGCGCCGCAGCGACATGAGCCAATCTCCTCACCCCCGCCTGGAGCTTCACCCTATCCTCTTCCTTCAGTATACCTGCCCAATACATCATAAAAGAACATGCCGTGAAAACAGCCTCCAGAGGAGATCGAACGACATGCTTATCAAAAGTAACTTTATTGCGAAGAATCCAAATCCCCCAACATATCGCAGCAATGATCATCATATAGATGTGCTTCCCACCCGGAAAGAATTTATAAAGTCAGGAAAAACTTTGCCAAAGGGAGCGAGGGCAGCAAGATGCCCCGGCCGTCATGCCCAGCGTCCCCCAAACAGAACGAGCGAGCAAGCAGGAAAAAAACAAGTGGTTTGCCGTTTCAACATTAGGAACATATGGGATTTCCAGGCCAATTCCTGGCACGCATGTTATCACGGGTAAGGATGACATTTTGAAAAAATTGCCAAAGGAAGATCTTAATCTTCAGCGGGATGGGTGGTTTCCACACCATTTTATAGTTAGGACCTGATAGATTTCTTTCCAGCCACTCGTATAAGGATTTAGTAGTAAATTTTCCTTTACCACCAAGGGACCATGAAATCTTATCTGGAGACTCATTCAACGTCAACTTTTTAGCTTTCATGACCATCCAAGCCCATTGATCGCCCAACGTCCCAACCAATCTGCGTCTGAAGCCAATCTCATAGTTACTTGCAGCCCAGGATGCAACAGTGCAATCCTGATCCAACATAAAGTTGTGTTTTTTGTCACCTCCACCTTAAATGTATGTCTTTGTGCAatttccttgatttatttatggttCATATCTCTATTTTATCAACTGTCTGATTGTCTTCAAAACCGTAGCTAGATTTTGTTCAGGTACAATGTCTTAGTTTTGGTTTAATGGTCCGAACACGCAAATGACTATGCATGAGTAGCCTTGTGAATAACAATCCCTGTTTTGAAATAATGTATCAAGGAAGATGACTTATGGTGATATTTCTGCTTGGGACGCATATTACTTGGCACTCATATTACTTGGCACTCTTCTTGATGTTAAATATTCCCTCGGTTTGGAAATATTTGTCggacaaatgaatgtatctagatttattttagttctagatacattcatttttatccattctcaacaacaacaacaacaacaacaacaacaacaacaacaacaacaacaacaacaaaaacaacaacaacaacaacaacgaaaaTGCAGGGAAAGAGTACTTTTACGAGGAAAATACAAGTATCTACGAGGTGCTACTTGATAAAAGTTCACAAGGTTGGTAATGGTAATTTGTTTCCATCTCTTGCAGCACACAATCCGTACGTACACATGTGCTCCCATGTGCCGCTGTGCTACCCACCATCCTACACAAATATCGCTCAGCCGCTGAACGGCCGGTACTCCTTGAGCTCGCCGATGACGTCGGCTATGGACCCGGCCGCGGCGGCGACGGACACGACGAGGCAGGCGGCGCTGAGCATCTTGAGGCAAACCCACCGCGTGCTCCCCCGTCGCACGCCGCGCTGCACGATGTACATCTCGACGGGGAAGTAGACGGTGAGCGGCCAGAACGCGACGGCGCCGAGGAGCCCCACGACGTCGCCGAAGAAGGGGAGCAGCATGGAGACGACGGTGGTGAGGCAGACGAAGGCCGTGCGCCAGGTGAGCCGGAAGACGCTGATGGCGAAGGGTCCCACGCGGAGCTCCCGGGCGATGAAGGCGCTGTcgggccacctcgccgccgcccacTTCTCGACGAAGGCGAAGAGGGGCTGGCAGAAGACCTGGTAGGCGCCGACGAGGTGCAGCACGATGGCGGCGTTGGCGACGTCCAGCAGCCAGAAGGGCTCGTAGAAGCCGAACCCCGTGAGGAGGTTGTCGGGCGCCGCGTCGCCGAACGCCGCGTACCCCATGCACCCGCACAGCATGTAGAACACCGTCGTCGTCGCCACGCTTATCCCCGTCGCCTTCTTCATCACCTTCGCCTCCGACGGCGGCGGCGCCTTCACCGTGTCCTGTTAAAATTTTGAAAAGGGCACGCGTCGTCGTCGTCAGTACTCAGTACCACGTCAAAAGAACAGAGGGCTCCAAGAAACAGAGCAGAACAGAGATTAAAATGCTTGCCTGGATTTCGATGAGGATGATGGAGTAGGAGTAGGCGAAGGCAATGTTGCCGAAGGCCTGAAGGCTGCGCCACACCTTTTGCATGGAGGTCACGCCCGGGCCGACGCTGAGGCCGGTGAGGCTGCCCTGGATGCCACCGTTGGCGACGGTCTGCGCGATGCCGAGGCCGAGCCCGATGGTGGAGTAGGTGAAGGACATGACGGCGGCGACGATGGAGAGCCACCATATCTGGTCGAAGTCCGGTATCTGCGAGAAGAGGATCTGCACGACCCCGAAGACGATCATGTACGGGTTGCTGGAGCTCTTGCACTCGTCCTTCCCGCTGCGGCCCCTGACGTCGTGGTAATGGAAGCAGTCCGCCCTCCCGATCGCCCGCATGCTGATGGAGGCGGCGATGGTGTAGCCGATGGCGACGCCGACGAGGTTGGCGTACTGGATGACGCCGCAGAGCTTCACCTTGGTGCCCGGGAGGTAGGAGCGGACGGCGTCCATGTAGGTGTAGTTGCGCTTGCCGGTCTCCGGGTCGCCGGAGCGGTAGCACTCGGCGAGGAGCGTGGAGGTGTAGTAGATGACGAGCGCGAACAGGAGCATGATGGCGGGGCCCGCCACCCAGCCGAGCTGGGCGATGGCCCACGCCAGCGAGAGGACGCCCGAGCCGATGACGGCGGTGATGATGTGGGCGCTCGCCGTCCACACCGTGCCCGACCGACGCGGGCGCCCGTCGTCGTCAAGCCAGTCGGACTCCCTGCCGTTCCCGGCCTCCACCGACACCTCCATCGGCGCCATCCTGGCCGCGCCCTTCCCGTAGCTCGCCTGCTTCTTCTCCATCAGGGAAACGATGGCGACTGGCGCGTGTCTCGCCGGTGGGATTGATTAATTAGCTAGCGGCTAGCGGGAGCTTGGAGTGGTGGTTCTTGTTGGTGGTGGAGTGAGGGGGATGGGAGGGAGGTATATATAGCGAGGCGATGAGACAAGGGAGAGGCGTGCGGGGATGGGCTGAGACCATGTGTGGTGCACAATGTAGATGCAGTGaggtggtgggggtgggggtgggggatgctGCCGTCGAGCTTTTTGGTGTGGTTCCCGCGTGGAGGGGCGCGCGGGGAGAGGAGTACGTGAGGAGGACGAAGGTGGTGTCTTGTTTCGCTTTCTAACTTCCACTGCCACTGCCGCCGGTGGCAACTGGCAGCAGCTCCTCCTGGTCTTCGCGTGCTCTTTGCGTTGCGAGCACCGTAGTAGGAGGATTAATTGGATTTTTGTTAGTGCTGACGTGGAAGGATCAACTTAGTTTAGCTTTTGGTTCGTCCATTATTAAGGAGTTGGGAGTCCCAATTAAAAGACAAAAAAGAAGGAGCTGGAGAACTGTAGACAAGCCTTCAAGTAGCCAGGGCTACGCTAGCGGCCAACATGTCCGAAAACCGTTGCATTTCTTTCGTTCAGAAAACGCATGAAATAAGATTAACCCAACAATTTTAGTGGCGGTGGTTTAGAGCTCTGGATGGTTGTC
This window encodes:
- the LOC119295303 gene encoding amino acid permease 3-like; translation: MEKKQASYGKGAARMAPMEVSVEAGNGRESDWLDDDGRPRRSGTVWTASAHIITAVIGSGVLSLAWAIAQLGWVAGPAIMLLFALVIYYTSTLLAECYRSGDPETGKRNYTYMDAVRSYLPGTKVKLCGVIQYANLVGVAIGYTIAASISMRAIGRADCFHYHDVRGRSGKDECKSSSNPYMIVFGVVQILFSQIPDFDQIWWLSIVAAVMSFTYSTIGLGLGIAQTVANGGIQGSLTGLSVGPGVTSMQKVWRSLQAFGNIAFAYSYSIILIEIQDTVKAPPPSEAKVMKKATGISVATTTVFYMLCGCMGYAAFGDAAPDNLLTGFGFYEPFWLLDVANAAIVLHLVGAYQVFCQPLFAFVEKWAAARWPDSAFIARELRVGPFAISVFRLTWRTAFVCLTTVVSMLLPFFGDVVGLLGAVAFWPLTVYFPVEMYIVQRGVRRGSTRWVCLKMLSAACLVVSVAAAAGSIADVIGELKEYRPFSG